A genomic window from Flavobacterium azooxidireducens includes:
- the panB gene encoding 3-methyl-2-oxobutanoate hydroxymethyltransferase: MSTAKKDYKRITTKSLFDMKANGEKISMLTAYDFTMAKIVDAAGIDVILVGDSASNVMAGHETTLPITLDQMIYHASSVVRACERALVVVDLPFGTYQSDPKEALRSSIRIMKESGGHAVKLEGGSEIKESIKKILNAGIPVMGHLGLTPQSIYKFGTYTVRAKEEAEAEKLVEDAKLLERIGCFALVLEKIPAKLAQKVAESISIPVIGIGAGNGVDGQVLVLHDMIGMTHEFSPRFLRRYMNLYEDMTKAIGQYVTDVKSLDFPNANEQY, from the coding sequence ATGTCAACAGCAAAAAAAGATTACAAACGCATCACGACCAAATCACTTTTTGATATGAAAGCCAATGGCGAAAAAATATCAATGCTTACTGCTTACGATTTTACAATGGCAAAAATTGTAGATGCTGCAGGAATTGATGTAATTTTAGTGGGAGATTCTGCCAGTAACGTAATGGCCGGACACGAAACTACTTTACCAATCACGTTAGATCAAATGATTTATCATGCGAGTAGCGTGGTTCGTGCGTGTGAAAGAGCTTTGGTTGTAGTTGATTTACCGTTTGGAACGTATCAATCAGACCCAAAAGAAGCATTGCGTTCTTCCATCCGAATTATGAAAGAAAGTGGTGGACATGCTGTTAAATTAGAAGGTGGAAGCGAAATCAAAGAATCCATCAAAAAAATATTAAATGCCGGAATTCCTGTCATGGGACATTTGGGTTTAACGCCTCAATCTATCTATAAATTTGGAACTTACACCGTTCGTGCCAAAGAAGAAGCCGAAGCTGAGAAACTGGTGGAAGATGCCAAATTGTTAGAACGAATTGGTTGTTTTGCCTTAGTTTTAGAAAAAATTCCTGCCAAATTAGCTCAAAAAGTAGCCGAAAGCATTTCGATTCCGGTGATTGGAATTGGTGCCGGAAATGGAGTTGATGGTCAAGTTTTAGTTCTCCACGATATGATTGGAATGACACACGAATTTAGTCCACGATTCCTTAGAAGATATATGAATTTATATGAAGATATGACCAAAGCCATCGGACAATATGTTACCGATGTGAAATCGTTGGATTTTCCGAATGCGAATGAACAGTATTAA
- a CDS encoding RluA family pseudouridine synthase yields the protein MKIVTTKDNLQILHEDNHLIVVNKRVGDIAQGDNSGDKPLPDIVKEYLKEKYNKPGDVFLGVVHRLDRPTTGIVVFAKTSKALTRMNDLFSSRETQKTYWAVVKNIPPKEEDTLVHFIKRNQQNNTSKAHSKEVPDSKKASLHYKIIAELDNYFALEIELHTGRHHQIRAQLQAIGCSIKGDLKYGFDRSNPDGGIHLHARKLSFIHPVSKEQITIIAPVPHDVIWKSIETKV from the coding sequence ATGAAAATAGTTACTACAAAAGATAATTTACAAATTCTTCACGAAGACAACCATTTGATAGTTGTGAATAAACGTGTCGGCGATATCGCTCAAGGCGACAATTCAGGCGACAAACCCCTACCCGACATCGTAAAAGAATACCTCAAAGAAAAATACAATAAACCCGGCGATGTTTTTTTAGGCGTGGTTCATCGGCTTGACCGGCCTACAACCGGAATCGTTGTTTTTGCCAAAACCAGTAAAGCATTGACACGAATGAACGATTTGTTTAGTTCTCGGGAAACGCAAAAAACGTATTGGGCAGTTGTAAAAAACATACCTCCAAAAGAAGAAGATACGCTAGTTCATTTTATCAAAAGAAATCAACAAAATAATACTTCCAAAGCTCATTCAAAAGAAGTTCCGGATAGCAAAAAAGCGAGTTTACATTACAAAATCATAGCCGAATTAGATAATTATTTTGCTTTAGAAATCGAATTGCATACCGGAAGGCATCATCAAATTCGTGCTCAACTGCAAGCGATTGGATGTTCGATCAAAGGTGATTTGAAATATGGTTTTGATCGTAGTAATCCGGATGGTGGCATTCATCTTCATGCTCGAAAATTATCTTTTATTCATCCTGTTTCTAAAGAACAAATTACTATTATCGCTCCTGTTCCTCATGATGTAATTTGGAAATCAATTGAAACTAAAGTATAA
- a CDS encoding aldehyde dehydrogenase gives MSSISTVAKRKSLLKKLLIAIKKHESEIIEALHKDFKKPEFESYLTEINYVISDLKNTISNINRWSKPKRVWPSILNLPSSDFIYSEPYGRVLIISPWNYPFQLAICPLVAAIAAGNTVVLKPSELTFNTSQIITKIVEEVFDVKEAVVVHGGAEFTQSLLEKRWDFIFFTGSVSVGKIVAQAAAKHLTPVTLELGGKNPCIIDEGADLEIAVKRIVWGKFINAGQTCIAPDYILVQAKEKYNFVELLKQEITRAYGENPEESTDFARIINTKNWQRLHHMIDPKKVIFGGITNEESRYISPTLLDEPDLNSEVMKDEIFGPILPIISYHDEKDLERIIMKYEKPLSLYVFTENKDFAEKIITKYSFGGGCVNDIIIHFSNKRLPFGGVGHSGLGAYHGKFGFDSFSHKKSIVKKPTWGDNPVRYAPYKNKLKYIKKLLSWL, from the coding sequence ATGAGTTCGATTTCAACTGTTGCCAAACGAAAAAGTTTGCTCAAAAAACTACTGATTGCTATCAAAAAGCACGAATCAGAAATTATTGAAGCATTACACAAAGATTTTAAAAAACCTGAATTTGAATCGTATTTAACTGAAATTAATTATGTTATTTCCGATTTAAAAAATACAATATCCAACATAAATCGATGGTCAAAACCGAAACGCGTTTGGCCATCGATTTTAAATTTGCCATCCTCCGATTTTATTTATTCTGAACCGTATGGTCGAGTTCTAATTATTTCTCCTTGGAATTATCCGTTTCAATTAGCGATTTGTCCGCTTGTTGCTGCCATTGCTGCAGGAAACACTGTTGTTTTAAAACCATCGGAATTAACGTTCAACACCTCCCAAATCATCACAAAAATAGTAGAAGAAGTATTTGATGTAAAAGAAGCCGTAGTCGTTCATGGCGGAGCAGAATTCACTCAATCATTACTGGAAAAACGTTGGGATTTTATCTTTTTTACAGGAAGTGTTTCTGTGGGAAAAATTGTGGCTCAAGCCGCTGCAAAGCATCTCACACCGGTTACTTTAGAATTAGGTGGAAAAAATCCGTGTATTATTGACGAAGGTGCCGATTTAGAAATTGCCGTAAAACGAATTGTGTGGGGGAAATTCATAAACGCTGGACAAACCTGCATTGCTCCTGATTATATTTTGGTTCAGGCAAAAGAAAAATACAATTTCGTTGAATTACTCAAACAAGAAATTACCCGAGCGTACGGAGAAAATCCAGAAGAATCAACCGATTTTGCACGTATCATCAATACCAAAAACTGGCAACGATTACATCACATGATTGATCCTAAAAAAGTTATTTTTGGCGGAATTACAAACGAAGAAAGTCGATACATTAGTCCTACCCTACTTGATGAACCCGATTTGAATAGCGAAGTAATGAAAGATGAAATCTTTGGACCTATTCTACCCATCATTTCCTATCATGATGAAAAAGATTTAGAACGAATCATTATGAAATATGAAAAACCTTTGTCATTGTATGTTTTCACAGAAAACAAAGATTTTGCCGAAAAAATAATTACAAAGTACTCCTTCGGTGGTGGATGCGTGAACGATATTATCATTCATTTTTCCAACAAAAGATTACCTTTTGGCGGCGTTGGTCATAGTGGCTTGGGTGCTTATCACGGAAAATTTGGTTTCGATTCGTTTTCACATAAAAAATCAATTGTAAAAAAACCAACTTGGGGCGATAATCCTGTTCGCTATGCACCGTATAAAAACAAATTGAAATACATAAAAAAATTACTATCTTGGCTTTAA
- a CDS encoding DUF2189 domain-containing protein translates to MENNTTKKINQATQQGYYLDFGTVIEKAFENYKKIALTGGLGFLIIVIASFALFGSIAVVAFGTADMMGTLTEFNPMDFSVVGILIYFLVMIVFAGLTAPIGAGFFKMAHLAETNKPFSVGVIFDYYKTVHFKELFIAASLLAIINFAFVTGFEFIDYPIVGNMLSYVVAFFTMLTVPLIIFDNQTGVDAISISIKLVLKQPLILLGLAIVSFIIVCLGIIGFCIGILFTFPFWYSFLYTTYNSIFPIENASEIEEIGRLEE, encoded by the coding sequence ATGGAAAACAACACTACAAAAAAAATCAACCAAGCCACTCAACAAGGCTATTATCTTGACTTTGGAACAGTAATTGAAAAAGCATTTGAAAATTACAAAAAAATTGCCCTAACAGGAGGTTTAGGTTTTTTAATTATAGTAATTGCCTCTTTTGCCCTTTTTGGTTCTATCGCAGTCGTTGCTTTTGGCACAGCAGACATGATGGGTACACTAACCGAATTTAATCCAATGGATTTTTCGGTAGTCGGCATACTTATTTATTTTTTAGTTATGATTGTTTTTGCCGGATTAACCGCTCCCATTGGAGCAGGATTTTTCAAAATGGCTCATTTGGCTGAAACCAACAAACCTTTTTCTGTGGGAGTTATTTTTGACTATTATAAAACAGTTCACTTTAAAGAATTATTTATTGCCGCGTCATTACTTGCCATCATTAATTTTGCTTTTGTTACAGGTTTTGAATTTATTGATTATCCAATTGTGGGCAATATGCTATCTTATGTTGTTGCTTTTTTTACCATGCTAACCGTTCCGTTAATCATTTTTGATAATCAAACGGGGGTAGATGCCATTTCCATCAGTATCAAATTAGTTTTAAAACAACCGCTTATTTTATTAGGGCTAGCAATAGTAAGTTTCATTATTGTTTGTCTGGGTATCATTGGATTTTGTATCGGAATTCTGTTTACATTTCCGTTTTGGTATTCCTTTCTTTACACAACCTACAACTCCATTTTCCCGATTGAAAATGCAAGTGAGATTGAGGAGATTGGGAGATTGGAGGAGTAA
- the sucC gene encoding ADP-forming succinate--CoA ligase subunit beta has translation MNIHEYQGKEILASYGVRIQRGIVANNPVEAVAAAKQLTAETGTGWHVIKAQVHAGGRGKGGGVKLAKNLQQVEEIAEQIIGMQLITPQTSAEGKKVHKVLIAEDVYYPGESETSEFYMSVLLNRATGRNMIMYSTEGGMDIEEVAEHTPHLIFTEEIDPAVGLQGFQARRIAFNLGLSGNAFKEMVKFVDSLYNAYIGCDASMFEINPVLKTSDNKIMAVDAKVNIDDNALYRQAKIADMRDIREENPIEVEAKEVGLNYVDLDGTVGCMVNGAGLAMATMDLIKYAGFEPANFLDVGGTADAKRVETAFRIILKDPNVEAILINIFGGIVRCDRVAQGVVDAYKNMGDAIKVPIIVRLQGTNAEIAKELIDNSGMPILSAVQFQEAADQVKAALTK, from the coding sequence ATGAACATACACGAATATCAAGGTAAAGAAATTTTGGCCAGTTATGGCGTTAGAATTCAACGTGGAATTGTGGCTAACAATCCGGTTGAGGCCGTGGCTGCCGCTAAACAATTAACTGCTGAAACCGGTACGGGATGGCACGTTATTAAAGCTCAGGTTCACGCTGGTGGAAGAGGAAAAGGTGGCGGAGTGAAGTTGGCTAAAAACTTGCAACAAGTAGAGGAAATTGCAGAGCAAATTATTGGAATGCAATTGATTACGCCGCAAACTTCGGCTGAGGGAAAAAAAGTGCACAAGGTGTTGATTGCCGAGGATGTTTATTATCCGGGTGAGAGTGAAACATCGGAGTTTTATATGTCGGTTTTGTTGAATCGTGCGACGGGAAGAAACATGATTATGTATTCTACCGAAGGCGGAATGGATATTGAAGAAGTGGCGGAGCACACTCCACACTTAATTTTTACAGAAGAAATTGATCCGGCTGTTGGTTTACAGGGTTTTCAAGCGAGAAGAATTGCCTTTAATTTAGGTCTTTCTGGAAATGCGTTTAAGGAAATGGTGAAATTTGTAGATAGTTTATATAACGCGTACATTGGTTGTGATGCGTCGATGTTTGAAATCAATCCGGTTTTGAAAACGTCTGACAACAAAATTATGGCGGTGGATGCGAAAGTGAATATTGATGATAATGCGTTGTACAGACAAGCCAAAATTGCTGATATGCGTGACATTCGTGAAGAGAATCCGATTGAAGTTGAAGCAAAAGAAGTTGGTTTGAACTATGTTGACCTTGATGGAACCGTAGGTTGTATGGTGAACGGAGCCGGATTAGCAATGGCCACAATGGATTTGATTAAGTATGCCGGTTTTGAACCTGCTAACTTTTTGGACGTGGGTGGAACTGCGGATGCAAAACGTGTGGAAACTGCGTTTAGAATCATTTTGAAAGATCCGAATGTGGAAGCGATTTTGATTAATATCTTTGGTGGTATTGTTCGTTGTGACCGTGTGGCTCAAGGTGTTGTGGATGCTTATAAAAATATGGGTGACGCTATTAAAGTGCCAATCATCGTACGTTTACAAGGTACAAACGCTGAGATTGCAAAAGAATTGATTGATAATTCAGGTATGCCAATTTTATCGGCTGTACAGTTTCAAGAAGCAGCGGATCAAGTGAAAGCGGCTTTGACGAAATAA
- a CDS encoding DNA alkylation repair protein → MNLSQKAQTISSQINPKTTKLGDLRVIAKEIKKDHELGMELWSIGGFHHRQLAILIMDKKLLTQELINQLDNDISQHPEEERTQLIDWLMANQLSKDKKTISLIESWENSKSPLQRRIFWYYQARLRWVGQTPPPNSEYLLSTIEKNIEKEQPEVQWAMNFTAAQIGIFQPEFRQRCIALGERTGLYKDEFVHKGCTPNYLPEFISMQVSKLKK, encoded by the coding sequence ATGAACCTCTCCCAAAAAGCCCAAACCATCTCCTCCCAAATTAACCCAAAAACAACCAAATTAGGCGATTTGCGAGTCATTGCCAAAGAAATCAAAAAAGATCACGAACTAGGAATGGAACTTTGGTCAATCGGCGGTTTTCATCACCGACAGTTAGCCATCCTGATTATGGATAAAAAACTGCTCACGCAAGAACTCATCAATCAACTGGATAACGACATCAGCCAACATCCCGAAGAAGAAAGAACTCAATTAATCGATTGGTTAATGGCTAACCAACTTTCCAAAGACAAAAAAACCATTTCCCTCATCGAATCTTGGGAAAATAGCAAATCACCACTTCAACGTAGAATTTTTTGGTATTACCAAGCTCGCTTGCGATGGGTCGGACAAACACCTCCTCCAAACAGCGAATACCTTCTTTCCACCATCGAAAAAAATATTGAAAAAGAACAACCGGAAGTGCAATGGGCTATGAATTTTACTGCTGCTCAAATCGGCATTTTTCAACCTGAATTTCGCCAAAGATGCATCGCTCTTGGAGAACGAACCGGCTTATACAAAGATGAATTTGTACACAAAGGCTGTACACCAAACTATTTACCGGAATTTATTTCTATGCAGGTTTCGAAGTTGAAAAAGTGA
- a CDS encoding helix-turn-helix domain-containing protein has translation MKWKVLKTEQDYNKASIRMMEIFNAEPNTPESDELELLIVLVKDYDDKHYHLPELDALEVIKYKMQEMGIKAKDLEPIIGSKGHVSAILSGKREITLKMAQKLKDYFSIPAEVFLHSA, from the coding sequence ATGAAATGGAAAGTATTGAAAACTGAGCAGGATTACAATAAAGCATCGATACGAATGATGGAGATATTTAATGCTGAACCAAACACTCCTGAAAGTGATGAATTAGAATTACTTATCGTTTTGGTAAAAGATTATGATGACAAACATTATCATTTGCCGGAATTAGATGCTTTAGAAGTAATTAAATATAAAATGCAGGAAATGGGAATAAAGGCCAAAGATTTAGAACCCATTATTGGAAGTAAAGGACACGTTTCTGCCATATTATCCGGTAAACGTGAAATAACTTTAAAGATGGCACAGAAACTAAAAGATTATTTTAGTATTCCGGCAGAAGTGTTTTTGCATAGTGCTTGA
- the lysA gene encoding diaminopimelate decarboxylase, whose product MNSSDLLQLADQFGGPLYVYNAEKIESQYNRLVNAFSKVERLQINYAVKALSNISVLKYFHKLGSGLDTVSLQEVQLGLAAGFEPNRIIFTPNGVSIDEIEEVATLGVQINIDNLSILEQFGTKHPTVPVCIRINPHVMAGGNTNISVGHIDSKFGISIHQLPHLLRIIENTHMHINGIHMHTGSDILDIEVFLYAAEILFETAKNFKTLDFIDFGSGFKVPYKKDDIETNVEELGKKLSKRFNQFQTEYGRPLTLAFEPGKFLVSESGYFLAKVNVVKQTTSTVFAGIDSGFNHLIRPMLYGSYHHIENISNPKGKERFYSVVGYICETDTFANNRRISEIKEGDILCFRNAGAYCFSMASNYNSRFRPAEVLWYEGKGHLIRERETFEDILRNQIEIAF is encoded by the coding sequence ATGAACTCATCAGATTTACTACAATTAGCAGACCAATTCGGAGGACCGCTTTATGTTTACAATGCCGAAAAAATTGAATCGCAATACAATCGTTTAGTCAACGCTTTTTCAAAAGTGGAACGATTGCAGATTAATTATGCTGTCAAAGCATTATCTAACATTTCTGTTTTAAAATATTTTCACAAATTAGGTTCGGGTTTAGACACGGTTTCACTTCAAGAAGTACAATTAGGTTTAGCTGCCGGTTTTGAACCGAATCGCATCATTTTTACTCCTAATGGAGTTTCCATCGATGAAATTGAAGAAGTGGCGACTTTGGGCGTTCAAATCAACATTGATAATCTTTCAATTTTAGAACAATTCGGAACCAAACACCCTACCGTTCCGGTTTGCATCCGAATCAATCCGCACGTGATGGCGGGTGGAAACACAAATATTTCGGTGGGTCATATCGATAGTAAATTCGGAATTTCCATTCATCAATTGCCACATTTGTTGAGAATCATCGAAAATACGCACATGCACATCAACGGAATTCACATGCACACCGGTTCCGACATTTTGGATATCGAAGTGTTTTTGTATGCTGCCGAAATTCTATTTGAAACTGCAAAAAACTTCAAAACTCTAGATTTTATTGACTTTGGTAGTGGATTCAAAGTTCCATACAAAAAAGACGATATCGAAACCAATGTGGAAGAATTAGGTAAAAAATTATCCAAACGATTCAATCAATTTCAAACTGAATACGGTCGTCCGTTGACATTAGCATTCGAACCCGGTAAATTTTTAGTAAGCGAATCAGGATATTTTTTAGCGAAAGTAAATGTAGTAAAACAAACTACATCCACCGTTTTTGCCGGAATTGATAGCGGATTTAATCACTTAATTCGTCCGATGTTATATGGTTCATATCATCACATTGAAAACATTTCCAACCCAAAAGGAAAAGAACGTTTTTATTCGGTGGTAGGTTACATCTGCGAAACCGATACTTTCGCCAACAACCGAAGAATTTCCGAAATCAAAGAAGGTGATATTTTATGTTTCAGAAATGCCGGAGCTTATTGTTTTTCGATGGCATCTAACTATAATTCACGCTTCCGTCCAGCAGAAGTACTTTGGTATGAAGGCAAAGGTCACTTAATTCGCGAAAGAGAAACATTTGAAGATATTCTACGAAATCAGATTGAAATCGCATTTTAA
- a CDS encoding alkaline phosphatase, protein MNRRKFFRNGTLFTLGTAIINPFESSANSLDNSIEFKGKKAKNIIVLVSDGMSSGTLNMADIHLNRKNGNGSNWLNLYRENKVTRALMDMASASSVVTDSAAASSSWGSGFRVKNGALNVGTNGEEYLPIWQKFKKAGKMAGCVTTVPITHATPAGFCVNSKSRNSQADIAESYLNLNFDVMMGGGQQYFDANSRKDKKDLYAAFQSKGYQVAKTRSEMHSTSNDKPILGLFFEDGLPYSIDRENIKDLGNTIPTLAEMTQKAIDRMKDHKKGFVLQVEAGKVDWAAHANDIAGLLYDQVAFDEAVKVAMDFAEKDKETLVIITTDHGNANPGLIYGKNVNDHFDSVQHHKHTNEWILNGFTPESTLAQIKERIEFANGFALTDDEAKTILSYYSNLEKQDDGLYNYKNLPFKTFAEMQKSRTSVGWISMDHSADFTELAMFGPGSEKLKPFIKNTDLHYFMLEAAEVENKF, encoded by the coding sequence ATGAATAGAAGAAAATTTTTCAGAAACGGAACCCTTTTTACGTTGGGAACCGCCATCATAAATCCGTTTGAAAGTAGTGCAAACAGTTTAGACAATTCCATTGAATTCAAAGGAAAAAAAGCTAAAAACATCATTGTATTAGTTAGTGACGGAATGAGTTCCGGAACGTTAAACATGGCTGATATTCATCTAAATAGAAAAAACGGAAATGGTTCAAATTGGTTGAATTTATACCGAGAAAACAAGGTAACACGTGCTTTGATGGATATGGCTTCGGCATCATCCGTTGTGACTGATTCGGCTGCAGCAAGTTCTTCTTGGGGAAGTGGTTTTCGCGTAAAAAACGGAGCGTTAAACGTCGGAACAAACGGCGAAGAATATCTACCAATTTGGCAAAAGTTCAAAAAAGCAGGAAAAATGGCGGGTTGTGTCACCACAGTTCCGATTACACACGCAACTCCGGCCGGATTTTGTGTAAACAGCAAAAGCAGAAACAGTCAAGCCGATATTGCCGAAAGTTACTTGAATTTGAATTTTGATGTGATGATGGGTGGCGGACAACAATATTTTGATGCCAACTCCAGAAAAGATAAAAAAGATTTATATGCCGCTTTTCAATCCAAAGGATATCAAGTGGCGAAAACACGAAGTGAAATGCATTCCACTTCCAACGACAAACCTATTTTAGGACTATTTTTTGAAGATGGTCTTCCCTACTCTATTGACCGTGAAAACATCAAAGATTTAGGCAACACAATTCCGACTTTGGCAGAAATGACGCAAAAAGCCATTGACCGAATGAAAGACCACAAAAAAGGTTTTGTATTACAAGTGGAAGCCGGAAAGGTAGATTGGGCTGCTCACGCCAATGACATTGCCGGTTTGCTGTATGACCAAGTTGCTTTTGATGAAGCGGTGAAAGTTGCTATGGATTTTGCTGAAAAAGACAAAGAAACGTTAGTCATTATCACCACCGATCACGGAAACGCAAATCCGGGATTAATTTATGGAAAGAACGTCAACGATCATTTTGACAGTGTTCAACATCATAAACATACAAATGAATGGATTTTAAATGGTTTTACACCGGAATCAACATTAGCTCAAATTAAGGAACGTATTGAATTTGCCAATGGTTTTGCATTAACCGATGACGAAGCCAAAACGATTTTGAGTTATTATTCCAATTTAGAAAAACAAGATGACGGATTATACAACTACAAAAACCTACCTTTCAAAACCTTTGCTGAAATGCAAAAAAGCAGAACTTCCGTAGGATGGATTAGTATGGATCACTCGGCAGATTTCACCGAATTGGCGATGTTTGGACCCGGAAGTGAAAAACTAAAACCATTCATTAAAAACACCGATTTACATTATTTTATGCTAGAAGCAGCAGAAGTGGAAAATAAATTTTAA
- a CDS encoding erythromycin esterase family protein, translating into MKIILIFLFFSIHFVDAQNRIGIYKLNNLDNLLTNELKTRLNEEIKNKDVIFLGESEHHMGSEFIAKTEFVKYLVLEHNFTEIAFEADFFALHQTNSKNNIFPHWSKSIQCQDLFDFLNKHKVTIWGFDNQFSSAYSFQNFTPLLINFLDSKKINYTNNFEVLINVFMTSQSKKSKDELLQEIENIILQLEGENTFWTQALKSFKSLVKQESVSRKSDAYKIRDFQMADNLNFLTTSLKNKKVIVWAANVHSSKINIPEMNYKIMGYEYLKITNRNTYHIAFSPIKMPYRKMSYIEKQHKDKFNMLYFLPNTTENYFIDSKQIIEEDINQLNILYEGMFGMRIKKTNYFKHFDALVFIAEGEKSILAH; encoded by the coding sequence ATGAAAATCATTTTAATCTTCTTATTCTTTTCAATCCACTTTGTTGATGCTCAAAATAGGATAGGAATTTATAAGTTAAATAATTTAGATAATTTATTAACCAACGAGTTGAAAACTAGACTCAATGAAGAAATAAAAAATAAAGATGTTATATTTTTAGGTGAATCTGAACATCATATGGGCTCTGAATTTATTGCAAAAACTGAATTTGTCAAATATTTAGTCTTAGAACACAATTTTACTGAAATTGCTTTTGAAGCTGATTTTTTTGCTTTACACCAAACAAATTCTAAAAATAATATTTTCCCACATTGGTCAAAATCGATTCAATGTCAGGATTTATTTGACTTTTTAAATAAACACAAGGTAACCATTTGGGGCTTTGACAATCAATTTAGTTCTGCTTATTCTTTTCAAAATTTTACTCCATTGCTAATTAATTTTTTGGATTCAAAAAAAATTAATTATACCAATAACTTCGAAGTATTGATTAATGTTTTTATGACTTCACAATCTAAAAAAAGTAAAGATGAATTATTACAAGAAATTGAAAATATCATTTTGCAATTGGAAGGAGAAAATACATTTTGGACTCAAGCGTTGAAAAGTTTTAAAAGTTTGGTTAAACAAGAATCAGTTAGCCGTAAAAGTGATGCCTACAAAATTAGAGACTTTCAAATGGCTGATAATTTAAACTTTTTAACAACAAGTCTTAAAAACAAAAAAGTTATTGTTTGGGCTGCAAATGTACATAGTTCAAAAATCAATATTCCTGAAATGAATTATAAAATAATGGGGTATGAATATTTAAAAATAACTAATCGAAATACGTATCATATTGCCTTTAGTCCAATAAAAATGCCTTACAGAAAAATGAGTTATATAGAAAAGCAACATAAAGATAAATTCAACATGTTGTATTTCCTACCCAATACCACTGAGAATTATTTTATAGATTCTAAACAAATTATTGAAGAAGACATAAATCAACTCAATATTTTATATGAGGGTATGTTCGGAATGAGAATTAAGAAAACTAATTACTTTAAACATTTTGATGCTTTAGTTTTTATTGCTGAGGGAGAAAAAAGTATTCTTGCTCACTAA